One genomic segment of Erpetoichthys calabaricus chromosome 7, fErpCal1.3, whole genome shotgun sequence includes these proteins:
- the anxa3a gene encoding annexin A3a, with translation MASVLAGQRGTIKDFPSFNAEADAKELNNAIKGFGTNEKVLIDIITKRSNSQRQLICRAYEKAYKRTLIDDLDGDLSGELKKIMIGLVMSPAAFDAKQIRDAIKGVGTKESTLIEIFASRNNKQIKDLIQAYQKEYQESLADNLSSDVSGDFLRALLILLQAKRDESVNINDHQAKSDAQALYNAGEKRWGTDEDKFFTILLERNIPNLRKTFEEYKIISNKTIEESIKGEFSSDIEDLLLAVVACIRNTPAFFAGRLHKSIKGAGTNESTLTRVMVSRSEIDLLDIRTEYKKLYGHSLHSAIKSDTSGDYEEALLKICGGED, from the exons ATGGCATCTGTGTTG GCTGGCCAGAGAGGTACCATCAAGGATTTCCCAAGCTTCAATGCAGAAGCAGATGCCAAAGAATTGAACAATGCAATAAAAGGCTTTG GAACAAATGAGAAAGTTTTAATTGATATTATTACGAAAAGAAGCAATTCTCAGCGCCAGTTAATCTGCAGAGCATATGAAAAAGCATATAAACGG ACTTTAATTGATGACTTGGATGGAGACCTTTCTGgagaattaaagaaaattatgATTGGTTTGGTGATGAGCCCAGCTGCCTTTGATGCCAAACAGATAAGAGATGCTATTAAA GGTGTTGGTACCAAAGAAAGCACTTTGATTGAAATTTTTGCCTCCAGAAACAATAAACAGATAAAAGATCTGATTCAAGCTTACCAGAAAG AATACCAGGAAAGTCTTGCTGATAATCTGTCTTCTGACGTTTCTGGAGACTTCCTTCGTGCACTCCTTATTTTGTTACAG gccAAAAGAGATGAAAGTGTAAACATCAATGATCACCAAGCAAAAAGTGATGCTCag GCTCTCTATAATGCTGGAGAAAAGAGATGGGGTACAGATGAAGATaaattttttacaattttgttgGAGAGGAACATACCTAATTTGAGGAAAA CTTTTGAAGAGTACAAGATTATCAGCAATAAGACAATTGAAGAAAGTATAAAAGGAGAATTCTCTTCTGATATTGAGGACCTTCTTCTTGCAGTTG TGGCATGCATCAGAAACACTCCTGCATTCTTTGCTGGACGATTGCATAAAAGCATTAAA GGTGCCGGCACAAATGAGAGCACTCTTACCAGGGTAATGGTTTCCAGGTCTGAGATTGATTTGCTTGACATTCGCACTGAATACAAAAAACTATATGGCCACTCATTGCATTCTGCAATCAAG tcTGATACTTCAGGAGACTATGAAGAGGCTTTACTGAAGATTTGTGGAGGTGAAGATTAA